Part of the Pedobacter roseus genome is shown below.
GGAAGAAGAAATAAAAAACTGGTATAGCATGTCGGTTAAGATGAAACCAGACGCCTGAAACAATATCCACTTCATATTATATCAGGTGGTTGGTTTTTTCGCTTTAAAACAGGTTGTTTCGCCATTTATTTTAGAAAAGCAGTATAATTATAATGGTAGAATATGCTGATATATCCGGGGGCATAGAAAACAATTGAGAAGAACCTTAAAAAGGATAATGCAGCAACCGTTTTTATTTTATTTTCGGAGAATAATACTTAATTATTCTCCGAAAATTTTATCAATCTTTATAAGTTGATACTTCACTGCAAGTGGCAAACGGTGTACCGTCGTTAGATTTTGTAACCATTACCTTGAAATACCTAAACGATTTTATTACGGGTAGCTTTACGTGGTTAGGGCCAGCTGTACCTAAAAGTTCGTAGGTACCAATGTTTTCCCAGCTTGTATTATCGTTACTTACGCTTAACTGTACCGTTTTTAACTTACTGCCCCCGTTACGTTGCATAAAGGTAAACCTGTTTACCGCAAGTATGCTCCCCATATCGATGGTAAAATATTGTGGCAGCACCGAGCCTTCACCTCCCCATTTACTAACCCACACCGTACTTACATCGCCATCTATTAAGTTTAAGGCTGCACCATTTTCATTAACTGTTTCCTGGCTGCTAAAATCCAATACCTTCCAGCTTGCTCTGTTATAGGCTGGCAGATCTCCAAATTGTACATCGGGTTTGCCCGCTACCATTTGGTAACTGTAGGTGTTGTCTTCTTTTGTTCCATTCTCGTGCAGAAAACTGATGTGCACATCATTTCTAAAATCTCCTTTATCTTTTATCTCCGCTAAAGGCATTTTTACATAGAAGCTATCTGTACCTATAGGTTTGGTAACCCAATGCTCTGAATCGTAATCTGCATCTTCCTCACTCCTTTTTGCATCGTTAGTAAAGCCTATGTACATTACCTTTTTGTTGCTCTTATACCTGCCCGAGATAATAATGCTTTGCGAAGCCTGATCAAAAGCAGCATTAAGTTTGGTTACCCTGGCTCCTGCTGGCTGGTACCAATCGGTACGGGTTACGGCACTAAAGGTTTGGCCTATGCTTAGCAAAGCGCAATCCCAGGAATCTAAATATGATTTTCCGGTAACAAAGCCTCCACCATTGCCGGTCATAATGTTGGTACCATATAGTGTGTTGTTGGAAATAAGGCCTCCATTATGCGGTAAACCCAAACCATGCAGCATTTCATGAAAATTACCCCCTATCCATAAAGACTGTTCTTTAATATCGCCTTGCTTATTCATATTGGCAATTTCCATGTATGGAAAATCTATAGCATAAGCCCAGTTTCCTGTTCCATAATAGGGAGCCTGTTGTTTGCCAAACTCATTTACAGCAGTTAGTATAAAAACATGTTCGCTTTTCTTTTTATCGGGATGGGCAGCAAGCCAGTCGTTTATTTCTACCGACATTGGCGCCGAACCACCATTGTAAGGGTAACTGGCTGTAGGGTTTTTACCATTAACGATATTAATCTCTACATCACCCGCTGCATCGGTGGCCAATCCAAAAGTCTTTTCTCCATAACCCCATTTTTTCATCCATTCGGTTGTATAATTTTGTTCGTAGCGCAAGTATTCAGTTATGCGCCTTTTATAATCGGGATTTACTTTCATATCAGATGGTACAAAGTACACCACCGTTAACTTATACGCAGATGCCGCTTGATTCTTCACCTCTTCTGGCTTTATAATTTCGGTTGTGGCAGGTTGTTTCTTACATGACATTACAGCCACGCTTAGTAAGATTACAAATAGTTTTTTCATTTTTTTAGGTAGATATATGTTAATTGTTTATAAATGTTTCATACGAGAATTTTTATTTTGAAATAACTTTAGAGCATGCTGAATACGCATCCTGAAATAATAATATTAATGGAGGATCGCATTTTTTTGTCGGGCCTTAGAAAAACACAACATTAAAAACAATGGTAATGATCAAAACGATTACACCTAAATAAAGTGGATTGGTGTACCAGGTTTTGCTTTTCAGGTCTTGTTTAGGTGTTAAGCTGTAAACCAGGCCTATCAGTTCTTTTTCGTCCTTCGCATTGGTAAATAGGCTGATCACGATGGTAAACACCAAACAAACTATAAATGAGACAGAAGCAATGGTAAAGGCCTGCCCTGTTGCTGAATAAAAATCGAATACATGTATAATCCACCCGCCTTTACCTTCAGCTACCGATAAACCATGCGTAACGGCCGCAGCACCAGTACCTAAAAGCAGCCCCCAAAAAGCGCCGTGGCCGGTGGTACGTTTCCAGAACATGCCTAAAAAGAAAGTGGCAAACAGAGGCGCATTTACAAAACTGAACACCAGCTGCAATAAATCCATAATGCTGTTAAAGCCACGCGCAACATAGGCTGTAGCGATAGAAATAAGAATCCCCAATATGGTTGTGGCCTTACCCACCATTAAATAATGTAAATCGGAAGCATTTTTTTTGATATGCGTTTGATAGATATCGTAAGTAAACACGGTGTTAAAAGCCGTAACATTGCCGGCCATACCGCTCATAAAAGAAGCAATTAATGCAGTAATGCCCAAACCGAGTAAACCGCTGGGATATAGTTTCTGCAGCAGTAAAGGCAATACCATATTGTAATCTTTATCGCCATTTACATTAACCGGCAGCTCGAAACCCGAATACTGACCTTGTAAGGCCAGCAGGATAATGCCGGGAAGAATTACAATTGCCGGCATTAAGATTTTTGGGAAAGCAGCTAAAACGGGTGTGCGTTGCGCCTCGTTAAGGTTCCGGGTAGACATGGCACGCTGTACCACCAAAAAATCGGTACACCAATAGCCAAAGGCTAAAACGAAGCCCAAACCAAAAACCATGCTAAAGGCATCTACTCCCATGGGGTTATTGGCCGGGCTATCCAGTCCTTTCCACACATGGAGTTTGGCATCGTCTACATGCTGTAAAATACCCGCTATGCCACCGGCTTTATCTAAACCGATGTATACCAATGGCGCTATTCCGATAATGATTAAAAAGAACTGTAAAACCTCGTTATAAATTGCACCTGTTAAACCACCCGAAAAGGTATAAATTAACACCACACCAGCGGCCAGCCATATCGATAAATCAAAATCCCAGCCTAAAATAACTTTCATCAGCATGGCCAGTGCATACAGCGATACTCCTGAGGAGAAAACCGTCATTGCAGCAAAAGCAAGTGCATTAAAGGTCCTGGTTTTTTCGTCGAAACGCAATTTCAGGTATTCGGGTACACTTCTGGCTTTACTACCATAGTAAAAAGGCATCATATACACCCCTAAAAAAATCATGGCCAAAGCAGCGCCCAGCCAGTAAAAATGCATAGTGTACAAACCATATTTGGCACCATTGGCAGCCATGCCCAAAACTTCCTGTGCACCTAAATTGGCCGAAATAAAAGCCAAACAGGTAATCCATAGCGGGATGTTATGCGAGCTGAGTAAAAAATCGTTACCTGTTTTGATTTTCTTTTTCAGTACCAATCCAATGCCCATTACCAATACAAAGTAAATGGCAATAATCAGGTAATCTATAAGTTCCGGTTTCATGTTAAAACAGAATGAATTATTTGGTTAGATATATAATTTCCGGCAAAAACCAATGACTAAGCTTGTTTGTAAGCAGCCGTTGGTAATCCGGTTAAATTTAATTTGATCATAAACAATGAGCCACTATGTGGAAATTGTTTTAATTCCTCTTCACTTAATCCATCTTTTGCGGTGGTAATCAGCATCTGGTTCATTTGTTTACCACCAAAGGCACAACTGGTTACATTGGGCGCGTTAATTTCAATTTTGCCTATACAATTTCCGTTGAAGGGATTATACCTGTTTACACAACCACCACCCCAAATGGCTACCCAAAGCATTCCATCACTATCGATACACATACCATCGGCTAAGGTGCCCGGTTCGGTAATCTCCACTACAATCCGCTCATTGCTGATATTCCCGGTAGCTAAATCGTAATCGAAAGCCTTAATGTGGTATAAAAAACTATCGATATAATATAAAGTGCGGTTATCCGGCGACCAGCAAATCCCATTAGATACACTTGTACCTTTAATTTTCCTGATTAGTTTACGATTAAAACAATACAGGTTACCTGCATGGTGTTTGGCTTCTAAATCCATGGTACCCACCCAAAGCCTGCCCAAAGCATCGCATGCGCCATCGTTACTGCGGTTCTGGGTACTTTCTTTAAATTTAACTAAAGTGGTGGTTTCACTGGTTTGCAGATCAATTAACGCAATGCTGCCCTGTAGTGCCACTAATAACTTATCATTGTCGGCAGGTGCCAACATTCCGGGCATATCCGGTATTTTATACGTAGCAAGCTTACCATTTTCCGGATTGCAGGTTCCAATCAGTTTACCCTTAATATCGATAAACAAGAATTTCTGCCATTCAGCATGCCAGCGCGCACCCTCACCTAAAATCAGGTCTGCTTTATAAAGTATGTCTGGCTTCCAAATATCCATTTACAGTTTAAATTTATGGCGTTTATTTTTTTCCTCTCAAGTCTCACATCTCAAATCTCAAATCTCCCTCAACTATCCTGCATCATCGCACTCCGTCCCCCATCAACTAAATAGGTAACTCCAGATGCAAAAGCGGCATATTCGCTCGATAAAAACACACACCATCCTCCTATTTCTGCTATGGTACCCAATTTTTTTACCGGGTGAAGTGCTACCGTACGCGCTCTTTCCTGATCAGAATCTGCAAAAGAATTAAACCATTCCTGGTTACCGGGCGTATCTATAAAACCCGGCGCAATGCCAACCGTACGGATAGCAGGCCCCCACTCTATTGCCAGGCTCCTCACCAAACCCGTTAAGGCTGTTTTAGCAATACTGTAAGGTGCGCAACCCGGTATACTGGCAAAAGCATGGTTAGAGGCCATTACGATAATTACGCCCTTGTTTGCCGATAATAAAGACCTGCAGCTTTTAGCCAGCCGCCAATGTGCAGAAAGGTTTAAATCCAAATTAAACTGCCAGTCATTTTCAGAGCAGTTTTCTAAACCCTTAAACACATTCTGACCTGCATTTGAAACTAAAATATCCAGCTTTCCATAATCATTGCTAATGTCTGCAACCAGTGTTTCAATATTTTCAGTTGAGGTCATATCGGCTTTAAAATAATCGGTTGGAGCATCATAAGATTTCATTTCCGACAAAAAATGCTGGGCTACATCACTTACTTCACTCTGTTCGGCACAACCTATTACGGTGCAGCCTGCTTTCGCCATCATTTTGGCAATTCCTAAACCAATACCTGAAGTAACTCCGGTTACCAGGGCTATTTTTCCACTTAAATCTATTGTTAATGCCATAAAATCTAATTTAAACCTGCGAGGTTTGTATTGATACTAAACATAAAACCCTGGCCTTGGCGTTAAAATACCAGGGTGTTTTTCCATCTCCGCTTCAATTAAATCGACGCCCAAACCTGGCCTGTCGCTCAGTTTTAAATGTCCGTTTTGGACCATATCTGCTATCGGATGCGAAATCACTTCATCGCGCCATGGCACATCGTTAAACATAAACTCCTGCCTGAAAAAATTGGGCACCGAAGCACAAACCTGTGCCGAGGCCAGTGTAGACAGCGGGCCGTTTGGGTTATGTGGTGCCAATAGCACGTTATAAGCTTCCATCATGGTGGCCATACGTTTCATTTCCGATGGTCCGCCACAACGGGTAATATCTGGCATCATAATGTCGCAGATGTGTTTTTCCAAAACATCCCGGATACCGTGGCGGGTATAATGACGCTCGCCTACACAAATCGAAACATTTGAAGGAATCCGGTCTCTCATGGCTTTTAAAGTATTGGCATTTTCTGGTCCTGCAGGCTCTTCGTACCAGGTAATGTTCAGTTCAGAAAGTCTTTGTGCCATGGTTACGGCCACGCGATAATTTAACATGGCATGGGTTTCGATCATGATATCAAAATCTGGCCCTACGGCATCACGCACGGCTTTACTGACGTTAAATGCCAGATCCTGCTGAGCGGCGGTAAGCTGCAGGTTCGATGATAAATCTTCGCCATATAAATAGTTGGTATGCGCAAAGGGGTCGAATTTTAAACCTGTAAAACCCGCTGCCTTTACCTTTTTCGCCTGTTCGGCATAATCTTCGGTATTATGACCGCCTCCGGTAAACCAATAGTTGGCATAAAGCAGGATATCTTTCCTGAAAGCACCTCCCAAAAGTTCGTAGCAGGGTACACCTAATACTTTTGCCTTTAAATCGAGCAGTGCCATATCTATACCGCTAATGGCACACATACTGGCGCCAAATGGCCCCATCCAGTTTAAATCCCGGTAAAGTTTTGTCCAGATAAAATCGGTTTTCATAGGGTCTAAACCAATAATGCGCTGACCAACATGTTTGGTGGCTTCGAAAACAATCGGACTGCCCGGCCAGTTAGTAGCTTCTCCAACCCCTGTGTGCCCGGTATCGGTATATATTTTTAATAATGTCCAGTTGTATTTTACCCCTCAACCAGCCATACTTTTACATCTGTTATTTTCATTTTGTTGTTGATTTTATCTTGTTGTGTTGGTGTTTATGCTAATTTTTAATTTATTATTTTCTATTTTTTTATCAGGTTGGTGAGTCACTAATCTTGGGATTAGGTATAAGCTTTAAGATTCCCAACCCGATAGTTATCGGGTTGGGAATGACGTAACGAATGGAGTACGCGAGGCTTATTGCAACCTAAAATTCACACTTCCTTTAAGCATTTTCCCCTTAATATTTGTCCTTCCATCGGTAAATGGTGAACCGTAAAAAGGCTCAGAACCATTGTTCCAATAATCTGCTACCAGCAAT
Proteins encoded:
- a CDS encoding discoidin domain-containing protein: MKKLFVILLSVAVMSCKKQPATTEIIKPEEVKNQAASAYKLTVVYFVPSDMKVNPDYKRRITEYLRYEQNYTTEWMKKWGYGEKTFGLATDAAGDVEINIVNGKNPTASYPYNGGSAPMSVEINDWLAAHPDKKKSEHVFILTAVNEFGKQQAPYYGTGNWAYAIDFPYMEIANMNKQGDIKEQSLWIGGNFHEMLHGLGLPHNGGLISNNTLYGTNIMTGNGGGFVTGKSYLDSWDCALLSIGQTFSAVTRTDWYQPAGARVTKLNAAFDQASQSIIISGRYKSNKKVMYIGFTNDAKRSEEDADYDSEHWVTKPIGTDSFYVKMPLAEIKDKGDFRNDVHISFLHENGTKEDNTYSYQMVAGKPDVQFGDLPAYNRASWKVLDFSSQETVNENGAALNLIDGDVSTVWVSKWGGEGSVLPQYFTIDMGSILAVNRFTFMQRNGGSKLKTVQLSVSNDNTSWENIGTYELLGTAGPNHVKLPVIKSFRYFKVMVTKSNDGTPFATCSEVSTYKD
- a CDS encoding sodium:solute symporter family protein, with translation MKPELIDYLIIAIYFVLVMGIGLVLKKKIKTGNDFLLSSHNIPLWITCLAFISANLGAQEVLGMAANGAKYGLYTMHFYWLGAALAMIFLGVYMMPFYYGSKARSVPEYLKLRFDEKTRTFNALAFAAMTVFSSGVSLYALAMLMKVILGWDFDLSIWLAAGVVLIYTFSGGLTGAIYNEVLQFFLIIIGIAPLVYIGLDKAGGIAGILQHVDDAKLHVWKGLDSPANNPMGVDAFSMVFGLGFVLAFGYWCTDFLVVQRAMSTRNLNEAQRTPVLAAFPKILMPAIVILPGIILLALQGQYSGFELPVNVNGDKDYNMVLPLLLQKLYPSGLLGLGITALIASFMSGMAGNVTAFNTVFTYDIYQTHIKKNASDLHYLMVGKATTILGILISIATAYVARGFNSIMDLLQLVFSFVNAPLFATFFLGMFWKRTTGHGAFWGLLLGTGAAAVTHGLSVAEGKGGWIIHVFDFYSATGQAFTIASVSFIVCLVFTIVISLFTNAKDEKELIGLVYSLTPKQDLKSKTWYTNPLYLGVIVLIITIVFNVVFF
- a CDS encoding SMP-30/gluconolactonase/LRE family protein, producing MDIWKPDILYKADLILGEGARWHAEWQKFLFIDIKGKLIGTCNPENGKLATYKIPDMPGMLAPADNDKLLVALQGSIALIDLQTSETTTLVKFKESTQNRSNDGACDALGRLWVGTMDLEAKHHAGNLYCFNRKLIRKIKGTSVSNGICWSPDNRTLYYIDSFLYHIKAFDYDLATGNISNERIVVEITEPGTLADGMCIDSDGMLWVAIWGGGCVNRYNPFNGNCIGKIEINAPNVTSCAFGGKQMNQMLITTAKDGLSEEELKQFPHSGSLFMIKLNLTGLPTAAYKQA
- a CDS encoding SDR family NAD(P)-dependent oxidoreductase — its product is MALTIDLSGKIALVTGVTSGIGLGIAKMMAKAGCTVIGCAEQSEVSDVAQHFLSEMKSYDAPTDYFKADMTSTENIETLVADISNDYGKLDILVSNAGQNVFKGLENCSENDWQFNLDLNLSAHWRLAKSCRSLLSANKGVIIVMASNHAFASIPGCAPYSIAKTALTGLVRSLAIEWGPAIRTVGIAPGFIDTPGNQEWFNSFADSDQERARTVALHPVKKLGTIAEIGGWCVFLSSEYAAFASGVTYLVDGGRSAMMQDS
- a CDS encoding mandelate racemase/muconate lactonizing enzyme family protein, which produces MYTDTGHTGVGEATNWPGSPIVFEATKHVGQRIIGLDPMKTDFIWTKLYRDLNWMGPFGASMCAISGIDMALLDLKAKVLGVPCYELLGGAFRKDILLYANYWFTGGGHNTEDYAEQAKKVKAAGFTGLKFDPFAHTNYLYGEDLSSNLQLTAAQQDLAFNVSKAVRDAVGPDFDIMIETHAMLNYRVAVTMAQRLSELNITWYEEPAGPENANTLKAMRDRIPSNVSICVGERHYTRHGIRDVLEKHICDIMMPDITRCGGPSEMKRMATMMEAYNVLLAPHNPNGPLSTLASAQVCASVPNFFRQEFMFNDVPWRDEVISHPIADMVQNGHLKLSDRPGLGVDLIEAEMEKHPGILTPRPGFYV